A region of the Deinococcus hopiensis KR-140 genome:
TGAACTGATGCCCTGCCTTCCCCCCTCTCCCCCTTCCTGTTGATCTGTCTGGGCATCAACAGGGAGGGAGCCGGCAGGCCCACGACCCATGCCCGCGGATACGGAGCCACTGTCCAGAAGCATCGCCAGCCTGAAGCGCGGGGATACCGAGAGGAATCTCAACCAGGACAGGTTTCCGTTCTCTCATCGTCTCTGGTCAAGCTGTGAGGCAGAGCGGCAGAGCGGGACATTCTGTTTACCAGCCGCGGCCCTTGATTCGGGCGAGGTCAGTGGAAAGCCTGGCGACGGCAGCCTGTCCGTTTGACTGCCCATTCAGCACACTACTGACCGCAGTGCTGAACGCCTGTGAAACCTGGTTGTACTTACCCTTGGTCGGGCCGGAGGGACGGGCCACAGCGCTGGTGAAGACGTTGTACAGACTGCCGAAGAAGGGGTTGGCCTTGAGTACGGCCTGATCCTTGTACAGGCTCTGGATGGTGGGATTGTAAGCCCCTTCTATGGCCCGAATCTTCTGCTCCTGCGGACCGGTCAGATAGCGGATCAAATCGATCGCCATGGCCTGATTCTTGGAATAGCCGTTTACTCCCAGGTTCCAGCCGCCCAGAGCAGCGGCAGGCTTACCGCTGGGCCCCGCGGGCAGGGCAGCGACGCCGATCTTGCCCTTCACCTTGGAGGCCTGGTCCTGGCCGAGGGCGTAGGCGTACGGCCAATTGCGCATAAAGGCCGCGTTGCCCGCCTGGAAGTCGCCGCGCGCCTCCTCCTCACTGTAAGTGGCGATGCCTGCGGGGCTGATGGACCGCACCCAGCTGGCAGCGGTATCGAGCGCTTCAGCCGCCCTGGGGTTGTTGACGGTCACTTTGCCAGTAGTGTCCACGATGGTGCCGCCACCAAAGGAGACGATCCATTCCAGGGCATCGCAGGTCAGACCCTCATAGTTCTTGCCCTGGAAGACGAAACCCACGAACGTCTTGTTGGTCTTTTGCTCGCCGTCCTGGATCTTCTTGGCCATCAGGGCCAGTTCGGCCCAAGTCTTGGGTGCGCCAGAGAAACCGTATTTCTTC
Encoded here:
- a CDS encoding ABC transporter substrate-binding protein; the protein is MKKLIIALSLTSALAAAHAGAATVTIDCGAGTAYDLCKAGVNRWAKKTGNTVKFFESPNSSNDHLGIIQQQLAARSSDIDVYLLDIIWPGLLSGQLVDLKGKVPESELNQHFKGILDANVVNGKLVAIPWYTDAGLLYYRTDLLKKYGFSGAPKTWAELALMAKKIQDGEQKTNKTFVGFVFQGKNYEGLTCDALEWIVSFGGGTIVDTTGKVTVNNPRAAEALDTAASWVRSISPAGIATYSEEEARGDFQAGNAAFMRNWPYAYALGQDQASKVKGKIGVAALPAGPSGKPAAALGGWNLGVNGYSKNQAMAIDLIRYLTGPQEQKIRAIEGAYNPTIQSLYKDQAVLKANPFFGSLYNVFTSAVARPSGPTKGKYNQVSQAFSTAVSSVLNGQSNGQAAVARLSTDLARIKGRGW